The Saccharomyces eubayanus strain FM1318 chromosome I, whole genome shotgun sequence sequence CCACTTGTTTATATCCCACAACcacatattttttaatggGTACTTCTAGAGGATCCGTACtgattttcaatttcaacgAGCATTTGCAAACAATTCTAGTACCGACCTTATCCGAGGACCCTGCTGCCCATTCCATAAGAAGCCCAGTAAAATCGATTGTCGTATGTTCTGATGGTACTCATGTGGCCGCCTCGTACGAGAGTGGCAGTATATGCGTTTGGAATTTGAACGTGGGGTATAGAGTCAAAACTGCTCATGAACCCACCAGTGGTATGACCCCCACCCCATCTATACCGGCAATTTTACATATCGACGACCACCTAAGCAAAGAGATTACGGGCTTAGATTTCTTCGGAACTCGACATACTGCACTCATAGTCAGTGACAGAACAGGTAGGATATCGCTTTATAATGGTTATAGAAGGGGATTCTGGCAATTAGTTTACAATTCCAGGAAAATTTTAGACCTCAATTCCCACAATGAAAGATTAATAAGATCGCGGCTGTCTCCCCTAATAACAAAGGACAAATACTCCACTAATTTGTTAAGTGTACTCACAAATACCCATTTTGCCCTTCTTTCATTATCCCCGCATGTTTCTTTAGTATGTCAAGAACCAATTGAATCCTCAATACGACATTCCCTGGTGGTGAATAGTTCCATTTCATGGACATATAACTCTTCCAGAGTCGCATATTctgtaaataataaaatttccGTTATTTCTGTGTCTTTATCTGACCTGAATGTTCAATCCATTCAGCATTCTTCTGAGTTTCCGGAATCTATATTATCTATTCAATGGATTGATCAGTTTCTTTTGGGTGTCTTAACCATATCTCATCAATTTTTAGTACTGGATCCTCAAAACGATTTCAAGGTCTTACTAAGACtagattttttaattcACGATTTAATCATCCCTCCTAATAAATACTTTGTGATAAGCAGAAGAAGTTTTTACTTGTTAACAAACTACTCGTTCAAGATTGGcaaatttgtttcttggtCGGACATTACTTTAAGACGAATATTAAAAGGTGATTATTTGGGCGCATTAGAATTTATAGAATCTCTTTTACAGCCTTATTGTCCATTGGCCAGTCTGTTAAAGCTATACGAAAGCCCAGAAGAAAGAACTAAGCAACTTATGGAACCATTTTATAATTTGTCTCTGGCGGCTTTAAGATttctaataaaaaaagacagTGCAGACTACGATAGAGTTTACCAGCTATTAATGGTTGTCGTTCGTGTTTTTCAACGATTTCCCATAAAATCAGATTCAATTCCTTCCCTGAACGTCTTTTTGGAGCAAGCTctggaattttttgaacccAAAGACACTGCGgtatattttgaagttgTAGCAAACATTGTTGCTCAAGGTTCTATTACGTCAATCTCCCCggttcttttcaaatctgtAATTGATTATTACGCCaaggaagaaaacataaaagttattgaagatttgattaTTGTGCTAGATCCCGTTACCCTAGATGTTGATCTAGCAGTCAAGTTGTGCCAGCACTATAATTTGTTTGACCTGCTAATATACATCTGgaacaaaatatttgatGATTACCAAACCCCGCTGGTGGACTTGATATACAGAATATCCAACCAGAACGAAAAATGTATTATCTTTAGTGGACCTCAAGCACCTCCTGAGACGGCTGTCTTTGACTATCTGACGTATATTCTTACTGGCAGACAGTATCCACAGAACCTGTTCATATCTCCTAGTAGTAAATGTattcaaatacaaaaagaaCTGTCCAAGTTTGTTTTTAGTGGTTACTCAGTAGAATGGCCATTGAACAGCGACCAGAAACTCTATATATGTGAAAATCCGGAAGAAGAACCCGCATTTCCCTATTTTAACCTTTTGTTAAAATTTAATCCCAACAGATTTTTAGCAATGCTTAATGAAGTATTCGAAGCCTCCTTATTCAATGACGATAATGACATGATGAAACCAACCGAAGAAACTGAGTCCGTCAGTAGGCAATATATTATCGACTTGCTAATGGATGTTATAAGAACCTCAGAACATTCTGATGATGTGAAAGTACTTGTTGCTATTTTCATTGCAACCAGtatatcaaaatatcctCAATTCATT is a genomic window containing:
- the VPS8 gene encoding CORVET complex membrane-binding subunit VPS8, which translates into the protein MEQNGLDHDSRSSIDTINDTQKSFLEFRSYTHLSEKLASNTAFPASQPGDDEGPKGVATAISQGSESVVSWTTLTHVYSILGAYGGPTCLYPTTTYFLMGTSRGSVLIFNFNEHLQTILVPTLSEDPAAHSIRSPVKSIVVCSDGTHVAASYESGSICVWNLNVGYRVKTAHEPTSGMTPTPSIPAILHIDDHLSKEITGLDFFGTRHTALIVSDRTGRISLYNGYRRGFWQLVYNSRKILDLNSHNERLIRSRLSPLITKDKYSTNLLSVLTNTHFALLSLSPHVSLVCQEPIESSIRHSLVVNSSISWTYNSSRVAYSVNNKISVISVSLSDLNVQSIQHSSEFPESILSIQWIDQFLLGVLTISHQFLVLDPQNDFKVLLRLDFLIHDLIIPPNKYFVISRRSFYLLTNYSFKIGKFVSWSDITLRRILKGDYLGALEFIESLLQPYCPLASLLKLYESPEERTKQLMEPFYNLSLAALRFLIKKDSADYDRVYQLLMVVVRVFQRFPIKSDSIPSLNVFLEQALEFFEPKDTAVYFEVVANIVAQGSITSISPVLFKSVIDYYAKEENIKVIEDLIIVLDPVTLDVDLAVKLCQHYNLFDLLIYIWNKIFDDYQTPLVDLIYRISNQNEKCIIFSGPQAPPETAVFDYLTYILTGRQYPQNLFISPSSKCIQIQKELSKFVFSGYSVEWPLNSDQKLYICENPEEEPAFPYFNLLLKFNPNRFLAMLNEVFEASLFNDDNDMMKPTEETESVSRQYIIDLLMDVIRTSEHSDDVKVLVAIFIATSISKYPQFIKLSNQALDCVVNTICSSKAEGTFEISQLALESLLPYYHSKTTENFILELKERKFNKVLFHLYKSENKYSNALLLLLETDNVEKEYNTDILSITEYILKKCPPASLEYSKVVGVIENNFELLLSRVGIEKCVAIFSDFDFSLHQEILKVETEETQQRYLDKLFSTSNISNKTDKRLRSLYIELNCKYKGKKEIISWLNRLDLNNGESLHILDLVTQNSNFEAAAVIHERLLEFNLAVKDLLECIEQCLNEGETNINVLSDYLRKAIDDCNSAATEKKSCWIFLITFLITLYGNYSKHDDKKNLCNELLQEAFLGLVRSKSSSQKNSGGEFWEIMSFVLEXQDVILMKVQDLKQLLLNVFTTYKLERSLSELLQKIIEDSSQDLVQLYRKFLNEGWSIHNDDCEVCGKIIWGAGLDPLLFLVWEKVQRHRDMISLDLETPLVIFKCHHGFHQTCLENLAQKPNEYTCLICDTKSDSK